In one Mucilaginibacter sp. PAMB04168 genomic region, the following are encoded:
- a CDS encoding DUF3320 domain-containing protein: MNTTSHPKPEIVLDHSPAINFAFQQNHVPVIRSLTIKNNSGLHWENVKLNIESEPDFAAIWNGDISILHNGEEQVFKNIPIHISSKYLAELTERVSGKFILTVTAGNDVIFREHYRIELLAYDQWNGVAVLPEMLAAFITPNHPEIVKIIKNASELLKTWTGSPSFDEYQSRNPNRVRKQMAAIFEAIVAMDLVYCTVPASFEESGQRIRLADNIFHNRLANCLDLSLLYAACLEAVGIHPLIIIIKGHAFVGGWLIDESFADTVNDDPSLITKRTADGINDIVILEATSMNAGNHASFDDAVRSADQKMMRTEDFILFLDVKRARFSSIRPLPLRIPTPAGWEIVEEARLTKETALPEDIFIGEKLIHADKIAVSKQRLWERKLLDLTLRNSLLNVRITKSVIQFITINAGKLEDALADGTEFQVLAKPTDWSNNPRDTGVYEALHQSDPIADLVKNELSQRRLRTYLSDLELDYSLTSLYRSSRLSLEENGANTLYVGLGLLKWFETDLSERPRYAPILLLPVEIVRKSAQKGYVIRSREEETIMNITLLEMIRQDFGITIGGLETLPKDESGIDVKRVFNIIRQAIMTRSRWDVEEQALLGTFSFSKFILWNDIHNNADKLARNKVVASLISGKLEWQPDAEADAASIADDQLHPGAVSLPISSDSSQLQAIVSSGEGRSFVLHGPPGTGKSQTITNIIANALYSGKRVLFVAAKKAALDVVESRLESIGIGPFCLELHSNKSKKSAVLEQLKAATEVIRREPPEIYQAEAERLLNLRNELNVYVTALHEKYPFGFSLFELFTRYSRLPQSPDLVNFSADSLQALTAQQLTVWRDAVQELQAAGQLIGHPYGHPWQATRIAQYNLQLKQDIKVVLEDLLAQLNNSAEQTQKVSEVLKVGQLVRTREQETALAVLAEVFQQMEDLPASMLRTDSLEQTMARVVEIAAHGRKRDNIRADLLSRFQKESLTYPASGTLADWNIASGQWFLPRWFKQRALLKDVNRLSLSGGIEKDGVPGALQQIIQYQDEQEILAKAEWLPPVIGHLWRSGDADWDRVIKACEQVIQLNRAAGTIIGSAGLRGWRLQLADEFAEGSQAFISGHYKLLQAYVSSNRTLLQLQDRLASLLGINLSTPEEQGTDWKKMLFAAASEWLAHIDSLKDWFNWLTARQKALTNGLESLVAAYESGKVQTGDLTRQFEKGFYRSAAEYIIERNAQLATFNGSLFDEKVRRFREISKDFEELTKQELYARLASRIPSFTQEASQSSEIGMLQRNIRNNGRAMSIRKIFDAIPNLLQRLTPCMLMSPISVAQYFDANSAKFDLVVFDEASQMPTCEAVGAIARGTSVIVVGDPKQMPPTSFFATNNVDEENIDKEDLESILDDCLALSMPSHHLLWHYRSKHESLIAFSNAKYYENKLLTFPSTDDIVSKVQFVHVPGFYDKGKSRQNRFEAKAIVDEVVHRLSDPELAKRSIGIITFSSVQQVLVDDLLNDVFKLRPDLEKIALERDEPLFIKNLENVQGDERDIILFSIGYGPDEQSKVSLNFGPINREGGWRRLNVAVSRARYEMKVFSTLQADQINLNRTGSEGVAGLKAFLAYAEKGKTALPIRTSPENDPGDSFESLIAKVLREKGYNVHTHIGCSAYKIDIGVVDKDNPSGYILGIMTDGVNYYNAKTSRDREIVQVDVLKMLGWNMHKIYATAWWEKPDLVIDGIVTAIQHAEENKVSLPTAEVPKAVVQEAPIVLNRTYQPPVQREWASEPPVTAGVAYEICPIEIVLTSSNEDILLPQNRGKLKTQIFNVLEIEAPISKSLLSKRVLAAWGITRMGTRIAAHLDLLFEQLGMTPIPCTYNAFFWKKDQNPADYKQYRVAVNEAQKRDAGDLPPQEVANGVKLILQNQISLNREDLVRETAKLFGYARIGSNVENVMNAGINQAVELGFAIVQGERVVWRAS; the protein is encoded by the coding sequence AAAAATAATTCTGGACTACATTGGGAAAATGTAAAGTTAAATATTGAATCGGAACCTGATTTCGCGGCCATTTGGAATGGTGATATCAGTATTTTGCACAATGGGGAAGAGCAGGTCTTCAAGAATATTCCCATCCACATTTCGTCGAAATACCTTGCCGAACTAACCGAACGCGTTTCAGGCAAGTTTATACTGACCGTAACTGCAGGTAACGATGTGATCTTTCGGGAACATTACCGCATAGAGCTTCTGGCCTATGATCAATGGAACGGTGTTGCTGTCCTGCCGGAAATGTTGGCGGCCTTTATTACGCCTAATCATCCTGAGATCGTCAAGATCATTAAAAATGCTTCGGAATTATTGAAAACGTGGACGGGCAGCCCATCGTTCGATGAGTATCAAAGCCGTAATCCAAACCGTGTCAGGAAACAGATGGCTGCTATATTTGAAGCCATAGTCGCAATGGACCTCGTGTATTGTACCGTGCCGGCAAGTTTTGAAGAAAGTGGCCAGCGCATCAGGCTGGCCGATAATATTTTCCATAACAGATTGGCGAACTGCCTGGATCTGTCTTTGCTTTACGCAGCCTGTTTGGAAGCGGTAGGCATTCATCCCCTGATCATCATCATCAAGGGGCATGCCTTTGTAGGTGGCTGGCTCATCGACGAGTCGTTTGCAGATACCGTTAATGATGACCCATCCTTGATCACCAAGCGCACGGCAGATGGCATCAACGATATTGTAATTCTGGAAGCAACCAGTATGAATGCAGGTAACCATGCTTCGTTTGATGATGCTGTACGATCGGCCGATCAAAAAATGATGAGGACCGAAGACTTCATTCTTTTCCTGGATGTAAAACGGGCCCGGTTCAGTTCCATCCGCCCGCTGCCGCTTCGAATTCCCACGCCCGCTGGTTGGGAGATCGTTGAAGAAGCGAGGCTGACCAAAGAAACAGCCTTGCCGGAGGATATCTTTATCGGCGAAAAGCTGATCCATGCTGATAAGATAGCTGTTTCCAAGCAAAGGCTTTGGGAGAGGAAGTTGCTTGACCTCACCCTTCGCAATAGCTTGTTGAATGTAAGAATTACTAAGAGTGTGATCCAGTTCATCACCATTAATGCGGGTAAGCTGGAAGATGCGCTTGCAGATGGTACCGAGTTCCAGGTGCTGGCCAAGCCCACTGACTGGAGTAACAATCCACGGGATACCGGGGTATATGAAGCCTTACATCAATCAGACCCCATTGCCGACCTGGTTAAAAATGAACTGTCACAACGGCGGCTGAGAACTTATTTGTCTGATCTTGAACTTGATTACAGCCTCACCAGTCTGTACCGGTCTTCCCGTCTATCTCTGGAAGAGAATGGCGCTAATACACTCTATGTTGGTTTGGGTTTGCTAAAATGGTTTGAAACCGACCTTAGCGAACGCCCCAGGTATGCACCCATCTTATTGCTGCCTGTAGAGATCGTACGTAAATCGGCGCAAAAGGGCTATGTGATCAGGAGTCGGGAAGAGGAAACAATTATGAACATTACCCTGCTGGAAATGATCAGGCAGGATTTTGGAATCACGATCGGTGGTTTAGAAACATTGCCTAAAGACGAAAGCGGGATAGATGTCAAGCGCGTTTTCAATATCATTCGCCAGGCTATCATGACCAGATCAAGATGGGACGTGGAAGAGCAGGCCCTATTGGGCACTTTTTCTTTTAGCAAATTTATTTTATGGAACGATATTCATAATAACGCAGATAAGCTGGCTCGAAATAAGGTAGTAGCAAGCCTTATCTCGGGTAAATTGGAATGGCAGCCGGATGCTGAAGCAGATGCTGCATCTATAGCCGACGACCAATTGCATCCGGGGGCTGTTTCCCTGCCTATCAGTTCAGACTCATCCCAATTACAGGCTATAGTCAGTTCGGGAGAGGGAAGAAGCTTTGTACTGCATGGCCCTCCGGGAACAGGCAAATCACAAACCATTACCAATATCATCGCCAACGCCTTGTATTCAGGTAAACGAGTGTTATTCGTGGCCGCTAAAAAAGCGGCCCTGGATGTGGTGGAGAGCAGGCTGGAATCTATCGGTATCGGTCCTTTTTGCCTGGAACTGCATTCCAATAAATCGAAAAAATCTGCCGTACTGGAACAGCTGAAAGCCGCTACAGAAGTGATCCGGAGAGAACCGCCTGAAATCTACCAGGCTGAGGCTGAGCGCTTACTCAATTTACGTAACGAGCTCAACGTTTACGTGACCGCATTGCATGAAAAATATCCTTTCGGATTTTCGCTGTTTGAGTTATTTACCAGGTACAGCCGCTTGCCGCAAAGCCCCGACCTGGTCAATTTCTCGGCAGATTCGTTGCAGGCATTAACTGCGCAACAGCTAACGGTTTGGAGAGATGCCGTACAAGAATTACAAGCTGCCGGTCAATTGATCGGGCATCCTTACGGCCACCCCTGGCAGGCGACCCGGATCGCACAATATAATCTTCAGCTCAAACAGGATATAAAGGTGGTTCTTGAAGATTTGTTAGCGCAATTAAACAATTCTGCTGAGCAAACGCAGAAGGTGAGCGAGGTACTGAAGGTTGGGCAGTTGGTCAGAACAAGAGAGCAGGAAACGGCGCTGGCGGTTTTAGCGGAAGTTTTCCAGCAAATGGAAGATCTGCCGGCTTCGATGCTGCGCACAGATTCTTTGGAGCAGACAATGGCCAGGGTGGTGGAGATAGCTGCACATGGGCGTAAGCGAGATAATATCCGTGCAGATTTATTAAGCCGTTTTCAAAAAGAAAGCTTGACTTACCCGGCGTCCGGTACGCTTGCGGACTGGAACATCGCCTCGGGGCAGTGGTTTTTACCACGCTGGTTTAAGCAAAGGGCTTTGTTGAAGGATGTGAACCGCCTGTCGTTATCCGGCGGAATCGAAAAAGATGGTGTACCGGGAGCCCTGCAGCAGATTATCCAGTATCAAGACGAGCAGGAAATATTGGCCAAAGCAGAATGGTTGCCTCCGGTAATAGGACACCTCTGGCGTAGTGGAGATGCTGATTGGGACAGGGTGATCAAAGCCTGTGAACAGGTTATTCAATTGAACAGGGCAGCAGGCACGATCATCGGCTCAGCCGGTTTAAGAGGCTGGCGGCTGCAATTAGCAGATGAGTTTGCAGAAGGGAGCCAGGCCTTTATTTCCGGCCATTACAAGCTGCTGCAAGCTTATGTAAGTTCCAACCGAACCCTCTTACAGCTACAGGACAGGCTTGCCTCGCTATTGGGGATCAACTTGAGCACTCCGGAAGAGCAGGGTACGGATTGGAAAAAAATGCTTTTTGCTGCGGCATCCGAATGGTTAGCACATATCGACTCCTTGAAAGATTGGTTCAATTGGCTGACAGCCCGGCAGAAAGCCTTGACAAACGGATTGGAGTCGTTGGTGGCCGCTTATGAAAGCGGAAAAGTGCAGACCGGAGACCTTACACGACAGTTCGAGAAAGGGTTCTACCGTTCTGCCGCTGAATATATCATTGAAAGAAATGCACAACTGGCAACCTTCAACGGCAGCCTGTTCGACGAGAAGGTCCGTCGTTTTCGCGAGATCAGCAAGGATTTTGAAGAGCTGACCAAGCAGGAGCTATACGCCCGACTTGCTTCAAGAATTCCATCATTCACACAAGAGGCATCTCAAAGTTCAGAGATCGGGATGCTGCAACGCAATATCAGGAATAACGGACGTGCCATGTCTATCCGCAAGATATTTGATGCCATTCCCAATCTTTTGCAGCGTTTAACACCTTGCATGCTCATGAGTCCGATCTCTGTGGCGCAATACTTTGATGCTAACAGCGCCAAGTTTGATCTGGTAGTGTTTGACGAAGCCTCCCAAATGCCGACTTGCGAAGCCGTTGGCGCCATAGCCAGGGGCACTAGTGTGATCGTTGTTGGAGATCCTAAGCAAATGCCGCCCACCAGTTTTTTCGCAACCAATAATGTGGACGAAGAAAATATTGACAAGGAAGACCTGGAAAGCATACTGGATGATTGTTTGGCGCTATCCATGCCATCACATCATTTATTATGGCATTATCGCAGTAAGCATGAAAGCCTTATCGCGTTCAGTAATGCCAAATATTATGAGAACAAATTACTTACCTTTCCATCCACAGATGATATTGTAAGTAAAGTGCAGTTCGTGCACGTGCCCGGCTTTTATGATAAGGGTAAGTCAAGGCAAAATAGGTTTGAAGCTAAAGCGATTGTAGATGAAGTGGTACACCGGCTGTCTGACCCTGAATTGGCGAAACGAAGTATTGGTATAATTACCTTCAGTTCCGTACAGCAAGTGCTGGTGGATGACCTGTTAAATGATGTTTTCAAGTTGCGGCCGGATCTGGAAAAAATTGCTTTGGAACGTGATGAACCGCTATTTATAAAAAACTTGGAGAATGTACAGGGAGATGAAAGAGACATCATCCTGTTCTCCATTGGTTACGGGCCGGATGAGCAGAGCAAAGTGAGCCTTAATTTCGGACCGATCAACCGGGAAGGTGGCTGGCGCAGGTTAAATGTTGCCGTGTCGCGGGCTCGTTACGAAATGAAGGTCTTTTCTACTTTACAAGCAGACCAGATCAACTTGAACCGCACAGGATCAGAAGGGGTGGCCGGACTAAAAGCATTCCTGGCTTATGCCGAAAAAGGGAAGACGGCATTGCCCATCAGGACAAGCCCCGAAAATGATCCCGGTGATTCTTTCGAAAGCCTTATTGCTAAAGTACTGCGCGAAAAAGGGTACAACGTGCACACACATATCGGTTGCTCTGCTTATAAAATCGATATCGGCGTAGTGGATAAGGACAATCCTTCAGGCTATATTTTAGGGATCATGACCGATGGCGTTAATTACTATAATGCCAAAACATCGCGTGACCGGGAGATCGTTCAGGTCGATGTATTGAAAATGCTGGGCTGGAATATGCATAAGATATATGCAACAGCCTGGTGGGAAAAGCCGGATCTGGTAATAGACGGCATTGTTACAGCCATTCAGCATGCTGAAGAAAATAAAGTGTCCCTACCCACCGCAGAAGTTCCTAAAGCCGTTGTACAAGAAGCCCCAATCGTATTGAACCGGACCTATCAACCGCCGGTTCAAAGGGAATGGGCATCGGAGCCCCCGGTTACTGCAGGTGTTGCGTACGAAATTTGCCCAATTGAAATTGTGCTGACCAGCTCGAATGAGGATATCCTGCTACCTCAAAATAGAGGAAAGTTGAAAACGCAGATCTTTAATGTTCTGGAAATTGAGGCGCCGATCAGCAAATCGTTGTTGAGCAAAAGGGTGCTTGCGGCCTGGGGCATCACCCGCATGGGAACTAGGATTGCTGCTCATCTCGATCTTTTATTTGAACAATTGGGCATGACGCCGATTCCTTGCACCTATAATGCCTTCTTTTGGAAAAAAGATCAGAATCCTGCTGATTACAAACAGTACCGCGTGGCGGTAAATGAAGCGCAAAAGAGAGATGCCGGTGACCTGCCGCCCCAAGAAGTAGCCAACGGTGTCAAACTGATTTTACAAAACCAGATCAGTTTAAATAGGGAAGACCTTGTGAGAGAAACGGCAAAACTATTCGGTTACGCGCGTATAGGCAGCAATGTAGAAAATGTGATGAATGCGGGGATCAATCAGGCTGTTGAGCTGGGCTTTGCGATCGTTCAAGGAGAACGTGTTGTCTGGCGGGCATCGTAA